In Campylobacter suis, the following proteins share a genomic window:
- a CDS encoding ankyrin repeat domain-containing protein, protein MITASEQARYDELCLMALDFARSDDVKSLEPMIRAGLNVNLKSTKGDTLLMLASYNNAKECVRMLLAYGASVDERNNRGQTPLAGAAFKGHLEVVKMLVDAGANINANNGMGATPYTFALMFGRREVAKFLKSKIPNQKQGLLEKIAQIFYKILPKTTKTI, encoded by the coding sequence ATGATAACAGCTTCAGAACAAGCTCGCTATGACGAGCTTTGCCTTATGGCACTTGACTTTGCAAGGAGCGATGACGTCAAAAGCTTAGAGCCGATGATAAGGGCTGGGCTAAATGTAAATTTAAAATCAACCAAGGGCGACACACTACTAATGCTAGCAAGCTATAATAACGCAAAGGAGTGCGTGCGTATGCTTTTAGCTTACGGAGCAAGTGTGGATGAGCGAAACAACAGGGGGCAAACGCCCCTTGCTGGAGCTGCGTTTAAGGGGCATTTAGAAGTAGTAAAAATGCTAGTAGATGCAGGCGCTAACATAAATGCAAACAACGGCATGGGCGCTACACCATACACTTTTGCACTTATGTTTGGGCGCCGTGAGGTGGCTAAGTTTTTAAAGTCTAAAATACCAAACCAAAAGCAAGGCTTGCTTGAAAAAATAGCACAAATTTTTTACAAAATTTTACCAAAAACTACAAAGACTATATAG
- a CDS encoding catalase — MKQLTTTSDNPIADNQNSLTAGVRGPVLMQDYQLIEKLAHQNREHIPERTVHAKGSAAYGELEITHDISRYTKAKVLSNGEKTKLLLRFSTVAGEAGAADAERDVRGFAIKFYTREGNWDLVGNNTPVFFLRDPYKFPDFIHTQKRDPCTHLRSNNAAWDFWSLSPETLHQVTILMSDRGIPASYRHMHGFGSHTYSLINEKGERFYVKFHFKTRQGIKNLTNEEAGKIIANDRESHQRDLYENIEKGNFPKWDFKIQVMSEEQANNVNFNPFDLTKTWSHKEFPLIDVGVMTLNENPKNYFNEVEQAAFSPSNIVPGIGFSPDKMLQARIFSYPDAQRYRIGTHYAQLKVNAPISEVNTYTVGGALNNSMYEMPASAYYEPNSYGGHAENKAFLEPDLAISGAAQRYNHREDEDYYSQPKALFDLMNAEQKEALFSNIAASMQGVERFIIDRALGHFEKISPEYASGVKKALKI; from the coding sequence ATGAAACAACTTACCACGACTTCTGACAACCCAATCGCCGATAACCAAAACTCCCTAACAGCAGGGGTAAGAGGCCCGGTTCTTATGCAAGACTATCAGCTTATAGAAAAGCTAGCCCATCAAAACAGAGAGCACATACCTGAGCGAACAGTGCATGCAAAGGGCTCAGCAGCTTACGGAGAGCTTGAAATCACACACGATATATCAAGATACACAAAGGCAAAAGTGCTAAGCAATGGTGAAAAAACAAAGCTACTTCTACGCTTTTCAACAGTCGCAGGCGAGGCAGGTGCAGCCGATGCAGAGCGCGATGTAAGAGGCTTTGCGATAAAATTCTACACCCGCGAGGGCAACTGGGACTTAGTAGGCAACAACACGCCTGTATTTTTCCTACGAGATCCATATAAATTCCCTGACTTTATCCATACCCAAAAGCGCGATCCATGCACACATTTACGCTCAAACAACGCCGCTTGGGACTTTTGGTCGCTAAGCCCAGAGACACTTCATCAAGTAACTATACTAATGAGCGATCGTGGAATTCCAGCGAGCTACCGCCATATGCATGGCTTTGGTAGCCACACTTACAGCCTGATAAATGAAAAAGGCGAGAGATTTTATGTGAAATTTCACTTTAAAACCAGACAAGGTATCAAAAACCTAACCAACGAAGAAGCAGGTAAAATCATCGCAAACGATAGAGAAAGCCATCAAAGAGACCTTTATGAAAACATAGAAAAAGGAAATTTCCCAAAATGGGACTTTAAGATCCAAGTGATGAGCGAAGAGCAGGCAAATAACGTAAATTTCAACCCATTTGACCTTACTAAAACCTGGTCGCACAAGGAATTTCCACTCATAGATGTGGGCGTCATGACACTAAATGAAAATCCAAAAAATTACTTCAACGAAGTAGAGCAAGCCGCATTTAGCCCTAGCAACATCGTGCCGGGCATTGGATTTAGCCCTGATAAGATGCTTCAAGCTAGAATTTTTAGCTATCCAGACGCGCAAAGATACCGCATAGGCACACACTACGCACAACTAAAAGTAAATGCCCCTATCAGCGAGGTAAATACCTACACCGTAGGTGGCGCGCTAAATAACAGTATGTATGAAATGCCGGCAAGCGCCTACTACGAGCCAAACAGCTACGGCGGACACGCTGAAAACAAGGCATTTTTAGAGCCAGATCTTGCTATCAGTGGCGCCGCACAAAGATATAATCACCGCGAAGATGAGGACTACTACTCACAGCCAAAGGCTCTGTTTGATCTAATGAATGCAGAGCAAAAAGAGGCGTTATTTAGCAACATAGCTGCGAGCATGCAAGGCGTTGAGAGATTTATCATAGATAGAGCCTTGGGACATTTTGAGAAAATTTCACCAGAGTATGCAAGTGGCGTAAAAAAGGCATTAAAGATATGA
- a CDS encoding BCCT family transporter, with translation MKKQNLAKLNPKVFYPSLFVVLFITAFSLVLPELATKVFKGGQNFVTEKFGWFYVLAIAIIVVATFVLGFSKFGEIKLGADHSKPAYSNISWFAMLFAAGMGIGLVFFGVGEPLMHFLNPPAGEGAKVAMNITFFHWGISAWAVYCIVALVLAFFSYRHNLPLTLRSAFYPLIGDKIYGRIGDMIDIFAVVATLFGVATSLGYGVMQVNGGLSHVFGLPAMNIILLIILTILATISAASGVDKGIKILSNSNILVAIVFLIFILFLGNSVGLLKAFVQNSGEYISTLISNTFNLYAYDRANDSWLGGWTLLYWAWWLSWSPFVGLFIAKISKGRSIREFIMGALFVPTGFTFMWMTFFGNSAIELVKNGNTALVDAVNSDVAIALFVFLENFPFSTFLSIIAITMVIIFFITSADSAAMIINMLCSNGSDNTPLWQKIFWGLTIGIVAASLMLGGGLASLQAMTILSALPFTIALLFAMFGLFKALRVDVLKKSSQNFSNMPISEMSKSWQERLKTIIELPNKKDAYKFINNVVEDSFSLLKAEFEKNGLKADVSKNEAGDFLKLSVGLGEELDFVYGVKLVRRNTPDYTQALDNSDIYYRAEVFLNEGGQDYDVLGWSEATIINDVIEQYRKHMQFLQTLRNG, from the coding sequence ATGAAAAAACAAAATTTAGCAAAGTTAAACCCAAAGGTGTTTTATCCATCTTTGTTTGTAGTGCTTTTTATTACGGCTTTTTCTCTCGTTTTGCCAGAGCTTGCCACAAAAGTTTTTAAAGGTGGTCAAAACTTTGTTACAGAGAAATTTGGCTGGTTTTATGTGCTTGCGATAGCAATCATTGTTGTTGCTACATTTGTATTGGGATTTTCAAAATTTGGTGAGATAAAGTTGGGTGCTGATCACTCAAAGCCAGCTTACTCAAACATATCGTGGTTTGCGATGTTATTTGCCGCTGGTATGGGTATCGGACTTGTGTTTTTTGGTGTCGGAGAACCACTTATGCACTTTTTAAATCCACCAGCTGGTGAGGGTGCAAAAGTTGCTATGAATATCACATTTTTCCACTGGGGGATAAGTGCTTGGGCTGTTTATTGTATAGTTGCATTGGTTTTAGCGTTTTTTTCCTATAGACACAACCTTCCATTAACGCTTCGTTCAGCATTTTATCCACTTATAGGTGATAAAATTTATGGTAGGATTGGAGATATGATAGATATTTTTGCTGTTGTCGCGACACTTTTTGGTGTGGCAACATCGCTTGGATATGGCGTCATGCAGGTAAATGGCGGACTTAGCCATGTCTTTGGTCTGCCTGCTATGAATATAATCTTGCTTATTATCCTAACGATACTTGCGACTATATCGGCTGCAAGTGGTGTTGATAAAGGGATTAAAATTTTATCAAACTCAAACATCTTGGTTGCGATCGTTTTTTTAATTTTTATACTATTTTTAGGCAATAGCGTAGGTCTTTTAAAGGCATTTGTGCAAAATAGTGGAGAGTATATATCAACGCTGATATCAAACACATTTAACCTTTATGCATATGACCGTGCTAATGACTCGTGGCTTGGTGGCTGGACGTTGCTTTACTGGGCTTGGTGGCTATCTTGGTCGCCATTTGTTGGGCTTTTTATAGCTAAAATTTCAAAAGGTAGAAGCATTAGAGAGTTTATCATGGGGGCACTTTTTGTGCCAACTGGATTTACTTTTATGTGGATGACATTTTTTGGAAACAGCGCGATAGAGCTTGTAAAAAACGGCAACACTGCGCTTGTTGATGCTGTAAATAGTGATGTGGCTATAGCGTTATTTGTATTTTTAGAAAATTTCCCATTTTCAACTTTTCTTAGCATTATAGCTATCACAATGGTTATAATATTTTTTATAACATCTGCGGATTCAGCTGCGATGATAATAAACATGCTTTGTTCAAACGGCTCTGACAACACTCCACTTTGGCAGAAAATTTTCTGGGGACTAACCATAGGTATAGTCGCTGCTTCTCTTATGCTAGGCGGCGGACTTGCTTCGCTTCAAGCTATGACCATACTTTCAGCCTTGCCTTTTACTATCGCGCTTTTATTTGCGATGTTTGGTCTTTTTAAGGCACTTAGAGTCGATGTGCTTAAAAAAAGCTCACAAAATTTTTCAAATATGCCTATATCTGAAATGTCAAAAAGCTGGCAAGAGAGGCTAAAAACGATAATTGAGCTACCTAACAAAAAAGATGCCTATAAATTTATAAACAATGTCGTGGAAGATTCGTTCTCATTATTAAAAGCAGAATTTGAAAAAAATGGATTAAAGGCAGATGTTAGTAAGAATGAAGCTGGGGATTTCTTAAAACTTAGCGTTGGTCTTGGCGAAGAGCTTGACTTTGTTTATGGCGTAAAGCTTGTTCGCAGAAATACGCCTGATTACACTCAAGCTCTTGATAACAGCGATATTTATTACCGAGCAGAGGTGTTTTTAAATGAAGGTGGGCAAGATTATGATGTCTTAGGATGGAGTGAGGCTACAATAATTAATGATGTTATCGAGCAGTATCGTAAGCATATGCAATTTTTGCAAACTTTAAGAAATGGATAA
- a CDS encoding DUF302 domain-containing protein, with the protein MKKLVLVAFMLAGSLFADDLIKGEAKFGVDETTQKLQSVISEAGVKVFSVFDHSTLAKEAGLDMPNTKVVVFGSPKVGTLLMQCVTDVAIDLPLKFLVSEVDGKSMVAYEDIKSIASRHNADKCEIVDMLSKAQAKFFKAVTK; encoded by the coding sequence ATGAAAAAGTTAGTTTTAGTCGCATTTATGCTTGCTGGATCGCTGTTTGCTGATGACCTTATAAAGGGCGAGGCTAAATTTGGTGTTGATGAAACAACACAGAAGCTACAAAGTGTTATAAGCGAGGCAGGCGTTAAAGTTTTTAGTGTGTTTGATCATAGCACTCTTGCAAAAGAAGCTGGACTAGATATGCCAAATACAAAAGTCGTAGTGTTTGGATCACCAAAAGTAGGCACTTTGCTTATGCAGTGTGTTACAGATGTTGCTATTGATTTGCCATTAAAATTTCTTGTAAGTGAGGTTGATGGTAAGAGTATGGTTGCTTATGAGGATATTAAAAGTATCGCTTCTCGCCATAACGCCGATAAATGTGAGATAGTCGATATGTTAAGCAAGGCTCAGGCTAAATTTTTTAAAGCTGTTACAAAATAA
- a CDS encoding sodium-dependent transporter, with protein sequence MQRNSWSSRLTYILAIAGATVGFGATWRFPYLVGQNGGGAYVLTFCIAMIVIGIPMILVENAIGRRLKVNAVDAFGGSANGKKIAKGWKIVGWMGILGAFGIMAYYMVIGGWVLNYIAQIAFGLLDLTHVVDFKTTSEFYEQNIVNNPLSISFATLVFVLINYIVLVQGAVKGIEKSAKYLMPLLFLLMLTMVIKNLTLDGVMDGVKFYLTPDFSKINAKLFVDVLGQVFFALSLGFGVMITLSSFVKKDEGLVKISLITGVLNTTIAVLAGFMIFPSLFTFGIEPNSGPSLVFKSLPIVFSNMWAGELFAVAFFTLLMIAALTTSLPIYEVIITTIQEKFKIRRKKAIFIVLGGIFLLGNLPSLMATNLLSDVTIFGKNIFDAYDAISATIFFVLTSLGCAIFVGWVLKDEAKKEILQGSEQYKKVVDIWFWYVKFIIPFIILVVFISSFYDNFLK encoded by the coding sequence ATGCAACGAAATTCATGGAGTTCAAGGCTCACTTATATCCTAGCTATCGCTGGTGCGACCGTTGGCTTCGGTGCGACTTGGCGCTTTCCATATCTGGTTGGTCAAAATGGCGGTGGGGCGTATGTTTTGACATTTTGTATAGCTATGATAGTTATAGGAATTCCTATGATTTTGGTTGAAAATGCCATAGGTAGGCGACTTAAAGTAAATGCAGTCGATGCTTTTGGCGGTAGTGCAAATGGCAAAAAGATAGCCAAAGGTTGGAAAATAGTGGGATGGATGGGTATCTTGGGTGCGTTTGGCATTATGGCTTACTATATGGTTATCGGCGGATGGGTGCTAAACTACATCGCACAAATTGCCTTTGGACTGCTTGATCTAACGCATGTTGTTGATTTTAAAACAACGAGTGAGTTTTACGAGCAAAATATCGTAAATAACCCACTTTCTATTAGCTTTGCAACTCTTGTTTTTGTGCTTATAAACTACATAGTTTTGGTTCAGGGTGCGGTTAAAGGTATAGAAAAATCAGCAAAATACCTAATGCCACTTTTGTTTTTACTGATGCTTACGATGGTGATTAAAAACCTAACGCTAGATGGCGTTATGGACGGGGTTAAATTTTATCTTACGCCTGATTTTTCAAAGATAAATGCAAAACTTTTTGTAGATGTTTTGGGTCAGGTCTTTTTTGCACTTTCCCTTGGTTTTGGCGTGATGATAACGCTTTCAAGCTTTGTGAAAAAGGATGAGGGGTTGGTTAAAATTTCACTCATTACCGGTGTGCTAAACACTACTATTGCCGTTCTTGCTGGATTTATGATATTTCCATCACTTTTTACCTTTGGTATCGAGCCAAATAGCGGTCCGAGCCTTGTTTTTAAATCACTGCCGATAGTATTTTCAAATATGTGGGCTGGCGAGCTTTTTGCTGTGGCTTTTTTTACACTTTTGATGATAGCCGCACTTACCACATCGCTTCCAATTTATGAAGTCATCATCACAACAATTCAAGAAAAATTCAAAATTCGTCGTAAAAAAGCGATATTTATAGTTCTCGGTGGGATATTTTTACTAGGAAATTTGCCAAGCCTTATGGCTACAAATTTACTTTCAGATGTTACTATTTTTGGTAAAAATATCTTTGATGCATACGATGCGATAAGCGCTACGATATTTTTTGTTTTGACCTCGCTAGGATGTGCGATATTTGTTGGCTGGGTGCTAAAAGATGAGGCTAAAAAAGAAATTTTACAAGGTAGTGAGCAGTATAAAAAGGTTGTTGATATTTGGTTTTGGTATGTAAAATTTATTATACCTTTTATCATCTTGGTTGTTTTTATAAGCTCTTTTTATGATAATTTTTTAAAATAA
- a CDS encoding M48 family metallopeptidase, with protein MLNTLIALYLIYLFIKLTLAVLDMRFVRAESNKNAVVLEESEYKNAALIKVANHKFEIISSIFSFFVFLFWVNGGLKWLYNTIVKNDLISENIAFVMSFIIISAIFELPFGIYEKFVKDKKHGFSNMSAKIFIIDTLKELVLTLVFGSAFVWLILFCIQSLGQFWWFWAFCISFVIILIINLIYPTIIAPMFNKVKPLEDGELKTSIEGLLNGLGFKSSGVFVMDASKRDNRLNAYFGGLGATKRVVLFDTLIKKLSLDEIIAVLGHELGHFKHGDIFKMIAMSAVMMFLLFMIFGNIPSEFYEAVGLVQSGSGVIVFMLIFAPIFSLFFSPVISFISRRNEFGADEFGAKTKSKTDMINALKKLGSENKAFPKSHPLYAFVYHSHPSLFERITKLENDDK; from the coding sequence ATGTTAAATACTTTGATAGCTTTATATCTTATCTATCTTTTTATCAAGCTCACACTTGCGGTGCTTGATATGCGTTTTGTAAGGGCAGAAAGTAATAAAAATGCTGTGGTTTTAGAAGAGAGCGAGTATAAAAACGCCGCACTTATTAAGGTGGCAAATCACAAATTTGAGATAATCTCAAGCATTTTTAGCTTTTTTGTCTTTTTATTTTGGGTAAATGGTGGGCTAAAATGGCTTTATAACACTATCGTAAAAAATGACTTAATTAGCGAAAATATCGCGTTTGTGATGAGTTTTATCATCATCTCAGCTATCTTTGAGCTACCGTTTGGGATATATGAGAAATTTGTAAAAGATAAAAAGCACGGATTTTCAAATATGAGTGCTAAAATTTTCATCATCGACACGCTAAAAGAGCTTGTTTTAACGCTCGTTTTTGGCTCGGCGTTTGTGTGGCTCATACTCTTTTGTATCCAAAGTTTAGGGCAGTTTTGGTGGTTTTGGGCGTTTTGTATAAGCTTTGTTATCATTTTGATTATAAATTTGATATACCCGACCATCATCGCTCCGATGTTTAACAAGGTAAAACCGCTTGAAGATGGTGAGCTAAAAACTAGCATTGAGGGGCTTTTGAACGGACTTGGATTTAAGAGTAGTGGTGTGTTTGTGATGGATGCGAGTAAGCGAGATAACCGTCTAAATGCCTACTTTGGCGGACTTGGAGCTACAAAGCGAGTGGTGCTTTTTGACACGCTTATAAAAAAGCTTAGTCTTGATGAGATCATCGCGGTTTTGGGGCATGAGCTGGGGCATTTTAAGCACGGCGATATTTTTAAGATGATAGCGATGAGTGCGGTTATGATGTTTTTGCTTTTTATGATTTTTGGAAATATCCCAAGCGAGTTTTATGAGGCTGTGGGACTGGTGCAAAGTGGCTCTGGCGTGATTGTTTTTATGTTAATTTTTGCGCCGATTTTTAGCCTATTTTTCTCGCCCGTTATCTCGTTTATAAGTCGAAGAAATGAGTTTGGTGCTGATGAGTTTGGTGCTAAAACAAAGAGCAAAACCGATATGATAAACGCCCTAAAGAAGCTTGGTAGTGAGAACAAAGCCTTTCCAAAATCACACCCGCTTTATGCCTTCGTCTATCATAGCCATCCAAGCCTTTTTGAGCGTATAACAAAGCTTGAAAATGACGATAAATGA
- the prmC gene encoding peptide chain release factor N(5)-glutamine methyltransferase, which yields MTINEALNHAKSELKFHESRAFVARALMQYFSGLSKEQIYLKGGDELDNASEYFKFVKRFKNSEPLEYITGVASFYSREFEIQSGVLIPRPESEILVEKVSEILVGFDTPRVCEIGVGSGVISVSLLLNFKDLFIIATDINEKALELSRKNAIKFGVSDRLKLVKTSLMDEVLGEFDVIISNPPYIASDYKLDDFVLNEPHNALFGGEKGDEILKQIIALASKRNAKILACEMGYDQRQSMQEELEKFGFEAEFYKDLAGFDRGFVAKSKK from the coding sequence ATGACGATAAATGAAGCCCTAAATCACGCCAAAAGTGAGCTTAAATTTCACGAAAGTAGGGCTTTTGTGGCTCGTGCTTTGATGCAGTATTTTAGCGGCTTAAGCAAGGAGCAAATTTATCTAAAAGGTGGCGATGAGCTAGATAATGCTAGTGAGTACTTTAAGTTTGTAAAAAGGTTTAAAAACAGTGAGCCACTTGAGTATATCACAGGTGTGGCGTCGTTTTACTCGCGTGAGTTTGAGATTCAAAGCGGGGTGCTGATACCAAGACCTGAGAGTGAAATTTTAGTTGAAAAAGTAAGCGAAATTTTGGTCGGTTTTGATACGCCAAGAGTGTGTGAGATAGGGGTTGGAAGCGGTGTGATAAGCGTAAGTTTGCTCTTAAATTTTAAAGACCTATTTATAATCGCAACCGATATAAACGAAAAAGCACTCGAGCTTTCAAGGAAAAACGCCATAAAATTTGGCGTGAGTGATAGGCTAAAACTGGTAAAAACTAGCCTAATGGATGAAGTTTTAGGCGAGTTTGATGTGATAATCTCAAATCCACCCTATATCGCGAGTGATTATAAGCTTGATGATTTCGTGCTAAATGAGCCACATAATGCACTTTTTGGCGGAGAAAAGGGCGATGAAATTTTAAAGCAAATCATCGCTTTAGCGAGTAAGAGAAACGCAAAAATCCTAGCTTGTGAAATGGGATATGATCAAAGGCAAAGTATGCAAGAAGAGCTTGAGAAATTTGGCTTTGAAGCTGAGTTTTACAAGGATTTGGCGGGGTTTGATCGCGGCTTTGTAGCAAAATCTAAAAAATAA
- a CDS encoding DUF4149 domain-containing protein produces the protein MKSIYLFLLAVLVGVEIALGAFVAPVIFYPAKFIGEAVLTHFQNGILMSQIFVKYNYILLGVSAFVFLYDVVGLKFKECFHIKISAFALSAINLSLALSFVYYFTPFIIEAQALGEAMTKGNAEFDAMHKASEYVMKLMMLAQFLLFFVRSFKGKSE, from the coding sequence ATGAAAAGTATATATTTGTTTTTGTTAGCAGTTTTGGTTGGTGTTGAGATAGCACTCGGAGCGTTTGTCGCACCTGTGATATTTTATCCAGCTAAATTTATAGGTGAAGCTGTTTTGACACACTTTCAAAATGGCATTTTGATGAGTCAAATTTTTGTAAAGTATAATTACATCTTGCTTGGCGTGAGCGCATTTGTGTTTTTGTATGATGTTGTCGGGCTTAAATTTAAAGAGTGTTTTCATATCAAGATTTCAGCTTTTGCGCTAAGTGCTATAAATTTATCTCTTGCGCTTAGTTTTGTTTATTATTTTACCCCATTTATCATCGAAGCTCAAGCACTTGGCGAGGCGATGACTAAGGGAAATGCTGAATTTGACGCAATGCATAAGGCGAGTGAATATGTTATGAAGCTTATGATGTTGGCACAGTTTTTGCTCTTTTTTGTTAGAAGCTTTAAAGGTAAAAGTGAGTAG
- a CDS encoding threonine/serine ThrE exporter family protein produces MQKPHIQPLTDFLIDYTAKMLSIGTYTARIDRCVSRIAKAYGYDVSLTIFVKHFTISVMDPLDNSIRRTYVKTSPPLPINFHVISELSALSWQIHDERFDLETATEHFAEITSYKNNEFLKTLVFISLANSAFCRLFGGDVGGIIAVFLATFIGFYARFLLAKFKINLKLQYIVASFLASFVAYLGVFFGFSSTPDATIGSSVLFLMPGIYMINSIFDILNENILVGISRATSTGILILCIAIGFYMTLSISNIGVISG; encoded by the coding sequence ATGCAAAAGCCACACATACAGCCACTAACTGACTTTTTGATAGACTACACAGCAAAAATGCTAAGCATAGGCACATACACTGCACGCATAGACAGATGTGTTTCTAGGATAGCAAAAGCCTATGGATATGATGTTAGCTTGACTATTTTTGTAAAACATTTTACCATTAGTGTGATGGATCCACTTGATAACTCGATAAGGCGAACATACGTAAAGACTAGTCCACCACTTCCTATAAATTTTCATGTTATTTCTGAGCTTAGTGCTCTTAGTTGGCAAATCCACGATGAGAGATTTGATCTTGAAACTGCTACAGAGCATTTTGCAGAGATAACATCTTATAAAAATAATGAATTTTTAAAAACTCTTGTTTTTATAAGCCTTGCAAATTCAGCATTTTGTCGTCTTTTTGGCGGAGATGTTGGTGGGATTATCGCGGTTTTTTTGGCAACTTTTATAGGTTTTTATGCTAGATTTTTGCTTGCAAAATTTAAAATAAATCTCAAACTTCAATACATAGTAGCATCTTTTTTAGCGTCATTTGTTGCATATCTTGGGGTATTTTTTGGTTTTTCATCTACGCCTGATGCAACTATTGGCTCAAGCGTTTTGTTTTTAATGCCAGGAATTTATATGATAAATTCGATCTTTGATATTTTAAATGAAAACATTTTAGTTGGCATTAGCCGCGCTACAAGTACGGGAATTTTGATATTGTGTATCGCGATTGGCTTTTATATGACACTTTCTATCTCAAATATTGGAGTTATTAGTGGCTGA
- a CDS encoding threonine/serine exporter family protein, translating to MLIYTILDAIFAAVAGFGFAYASSPPARTLAFSALIAAIAHASRFLMIEANILNITIATLIASFLAGILGMFFAKRLKVPAEIIAFPALLPMVPGIYAYRSILALFSFIKSEDSTEKMGFLMMFFDNALTTAGVAIALGVGVSVTLLLFYEQSLMTTRGARCDIKTKKEYR from the coding sequence TTGCTCATTTATACTATATTAGATGCTATTTTTGCTGCTGTGGCTGGATTTGGCTTTGCCTATGCTAGCTCGCCGCCAGCTAGAACTTTAGCATTTTCTGCCTTAATAGCAGCCATAGCCCACGCAAGTCGTTTTTTGATGATAGAGGCTAATATTTTAAACATAACCATAGCAACACTTATCGCCTCTTTTTTGGCTGGAATTTTAGGTATGTTTTTTGCAAAAAGACTAAAGGTGCCAGCAGAGATTATAGCCTTTCCAGCGCTTTTGCCTATGGTGCCAGGAATTTATGCTTATAGGAGTATACTTGCGTTATTTTCTTTTATTAAAAGCGAAGATAGTACAGAAAAAATGGGCTTTTTGATGATGTTTTTTGATAATGCTCTAACAACTGCTGGTGTGGCTATCGCGCTTGGCGTTGGTGTTTCTGTTACTCTTTTGCTCTTTTATGAGCAGTCACTCATGACCACGCGCGGTGCTAGATGTGATATAAAAACAAAAAAGGAATATAGATGA
- a CDS encoding YbgC/FadM family acyl-CoA thioesterase, whose translation MKVRVYYEDTDAGGIVYHSNYIKFCERARSELLFKAGIKTFDNVGYFVVSEINAKFLKPSFLGDILHISTKTIECKNVSATLLQEIYRVENLDGKIENELVFSAKIKVAFMSGSKPVRMPSNVVEFFKVTQ comes from the coding sequence ATGAAAGTAAGGGTTTATTACGAAGATACCGATGCTGGAGGCATTGTTTATCACTCAAATTACATAAAATTTTGTGAACGAGCAAGAAGCGAACTTTTATTTAAGGCAGGAATTAAAACATTTGATAATGTAGGTTATTTCGTGGTTTCAGAGATAAATGCTAAATTTTTAAAACCATCATTTTTGGGCGATATATTGCACATTAGTACTAAAACTATTGAGTGTAAAAATGTTAGTGCGACATTGCTTCAAGAAATTTATAGGGTTGAAAATTTAGATGGCAAGATAGAAAATGAGCTAGTTTTTAGTGCTAAAATAAAGGTTGCTTTTATGTCTGGCTCAAAGCCTGTCCGTATGCCATCAAATGTTGTGGAATTTTTTAAAGTAACGCAGTAG
- a CDS encoding uracil-DNA glycosylase family protein — protein MQNSFALDKLLFLKAIGYKFIDHSSLNLAQNFIFQNLDELKKEISSCSLCYLKNGSNSAFAGDGEIGAKILLISFSSSQIKNEIEAIKNELNLSKDKIYASCILRCENHKNTPNECVQMCKPYLFQEINLLKPKLIITLGANTLFSLMPELKNSDINAIRGSLLKFANTNLIPTFSPAWLSKNPSFKADFQNDLKKIKAML, from the coding sequence ATGCAAAACTCATTTGCGCTTGATAAGCTACTATTTTTAAAAGCCATAGGATATAAATTTATAGATCATTCAAGCCTAAATCTAGCACAAAATTTTATATTTCAAAATCTAGATGAGCTAAAAAAAGAGATAAGCTCTTGCTCGCTTTGCTACTTAAAAAATGGCTCAAATAGTGCATTTGCAGGCGATGGAGAAATCGGTGCAAAAATTTTACTGATAAGTTTTTCAAGCTCACAAATTAAAAACGAGATAGAAGCTATAAAAAATGAGCTAAATCTTAGCAAAGATAAAATTTATGCAAGCTGTATTTTGCGATGTGAAAATCATAAAAATACACCAAATGAATGCGTACAAATGTGTAAACCATATCTTTTTCAAGAGATAAATTTATTAAAACCAAAGCTTATTATCACGCTTGGAGCAAATACACTTTTTAGTTTAATGCCTGAGCTTAAAAATAGCGATATAAACGCTATAAGGGGTAGTTTATTAAAATTTGCAAATACAAATTTAATCCCCACTTTTTCACCAGCTTGGCTAAGCAAAAATCCAAGTTTTAAAGCTGATTTTCAAAATGATTTAAAAAAAATAAAAGCAATGCTCTAG